One Acinetobacter pullicarnis genomic region harbors:
- a CDS encoding dynamin family protein, giving the protein MMNNTSIQDFIYRLDQSHQHAFAVDRLLQDLHDWRSQFGYALQQHLQVVGGFQLESPLQKLQLEMNQQLELHMQGWDAQWAALAPAQSLAEAFDDKVMLLVFGKFNAGKSSLCNLLADSFRLQQQAVKYFHLENGQVVYRLAPLREGATETTARLQGVCLGEKLILLDTPGLHSVTAENAALTQRFIDSADGVLWLSSSSSPGQVQELDALGRELRRHKPLLPILTRSDQVEEDEVDGEICSVLCNKNASQRALQEADVYQRSKDKLQEMAVDHQLLRTPVSISAQMVRQADFDQQAMTEAGVDQLFHALLDLIEPALDYKQRKPAEIFIHYLQEHILEPIQHILKQMLAQIAQLSSDMQTALPVLQEKVIANTWRHVVPELGTLLAQHAATQDVDIVCKTLENWANEALSQQLAEHLTDYALPSLAPVTLNLAAHIRYEVIAAHRSTDEPTIAYDQLHAELSNQLQQSLSQPLAPLFAECTAYLNALDHSLQQRREMLMQFTQTLDQTAQQMRLA; this is encoded by the coding sequence ATCATGAATAACACCTCGATTCAAGATTTTATTTACAGACTGGATCAGTCGCACCAACACGCTTTTGCCGTAGATCGCTTATTGCAAGACCTGCACGATTGGCGTAGCCAGTTCGGTTATGCCCTGCAACAGCATTTACAAGTTGTGGGCGGCTTTCAGCTTGAAAGCCCTTTACAAAAGCTGCAACTCGAGATGAACCAACAGCTTGAACTACACATGCAAGGCTGGGACGCACAATGGGCTGCTTTAGCACCTGCACAGTCCTTGGCTGAAGCCTTTGATGACAAAGTCATGCTCTTGGTCTTTGGCAAGTTTAATGCGGGTAAAAGTTCATTATGCAACTTATTAGCAGATAGCTTTCGCTTGCAGCAGCAGGCTGTAAAATATTTTCATCTTGAAAATGGGCAAGTGGTTTATCGCTTAGCCCCCTTGCGCGAGGGTGCGACTGAAACAACGGCAAGATTACAAGGGGTCTGTTTAGGCGAAAAACTTATTCTCCTAGATACCCCTGGCTTGCATTCTGTGACTGCTGAAAATGCAGCATTGACCCAACGATTTATTGATAGTGCCGATGGCGTACTGTGGTTAAGTAGTTCCTCCTCGCCAGGACAAGTCCAAGAATTGGATGCACTCGGACGTGAGCTACGTCGGCATAAACCGCTGCTTCCGATTCTTACCCGTAGTGATCAAGTTGAAGAAGATGAGGTCGATGGTGAAATTTGTAGCGTCCTGTGCAATAAAAATGCATCACAACGTGCGTTACAAGAAGCGGATGTCTACCAACGTAGTAAAGACAAACTGCAAGAAATGGCAGTCGATCATCAGTTATTGCGTACCCCCGTGTCTATTTCTGCTCAAATGGTGCGTCAGGCTGACTTTGATCAGCAAGCAATGACTGAAGCAGGTGTTGATCAACTTTTTCATGCGTTGTTAGATTTGATCGAACCCGCACTGGATTATAAGCAACGTAAACCTGCTGAAATATTCATTCATTATTTACAAGAACACATTCTTGAGCCGATACAGCACATTTTAAAACAGATGCTCGCGCAAATTGCACAGCTCAGCAGTGATATGCAAACTGCACTGCCAGTGTTACAAGAGAAAGTGATTGCCAATACATGGCGTCACGTTGTACCTGAACTTGGCACACTCTTGGCACAGCATGCTGCAACACAAGATGTCGATATTGTCTGTAAAACCCTTGAAAACTGGGCAAACGAGGCTTTATCTCAGCAGCTAGCAGAACATTTGACTGACTACGCATTACCCAGTCTTGCACCAGTGACGCTGAATTTAGCAGCCCATATTCGCTACGAAGTCATCGCAGCACATCGGAGCACTGATGAGCCAACGATTGCGTATGATCAACTCCATGCAGAGCTTTCCAACCAATTACAACAAAGTCTGAGCCAACCGCTTGCCCCCCTCTTTGCGGAATGCACTGCCTATCTGAATGCCCTCGATCACAGCCTGCAACAGCGACGTGAAATGCTAATGCAGTTCACCCAAACCTTGGATCAGACCGCACAACAAATGCGGCTTGCCTAA